From Chryseobacterium sp. IHB B 17019, one genomic window encodes:
- a CDS encoding SIMPL domain-containing protein, translated as MNNELKKDSSFDKTIKFHDHEKLVEYILKTVELDTGISRLDFTSKLRKEIYIDARKKAAKLLIEEAQLSDEGIAKFLGVSRSTANTYRNSLGFHRRL; from the coding sequence ATGAATAATGAATTAAAAAAAGATAGTTCTTTTGATAAAACAATAAAGTTTCATGATCATGAAAAATTAGTTGAATACATATTAAAAACTGTTGAATTAGACACCGGAATCAGTAGATTAGATTTCACTTCAAAATTAAGAAAAGAAATTTATATAGATGCTAGGAAAAAAGCAGCAAAACTTTTAATTGAAGAAGCACAACTGTCAGATGAAGGAATTGCTAAGTTTTTGGGAGTTTCAAGAAGTACTGCTAATACTTATAGGAATAGTCTTGGTTTTCATCGTAGATTGTAA
- a CDS encoding recombinase family protein produces the protein MLIGYARVSKFEQNLDLQTDALKSLGIEKIFIDKVSGVKSEKPQLNDLLNFVRKGDTLTVWRLDRIGRTTVGLIQFVTELNEKGIHFKSISENIDTSSASGKLIFQIFCVLAEHERNVLIERTNAGLKSARARGKKGGRPKGMTEKYKKIAPLVKSSYESKNVPIEEIMNAFNIGSKATFYKIVKS, from the coding sequence ATGTTAATTGGATATGCAAGAGTAAGCAAGTTTGAGCAAAATCTTGATTTACAAACTGATGCTTTAAAGAGTTTAGGAATTGAAAAAATTTTTATTGACAAAGTTAGTGGTGTTAAATCAGAAAAGCCGCAGCTTAACGATTTATTAAATTTCGTACGAAAAGGGGATACTTTAACCGTGTGGAGATTAGACAGGATCGGTAGGACTACAGTTGGACTAATCCAGTTTGTGACAGAACTGAATGAAAAAGGAATACATTTTAAATCTATTTCGGAAAACATTGATACAAGTTCGGCAAGTGGCAAATTAATTTTCCAGATTTTCTGTGTTTTGGCAGAGCATGAAAGAAATGTTTTGATTGAAAGAACAAATGCTGGATTGAAGTCTGCGAGGGCCAGAGGTAAAAAGGGAGGCAGACCAAAAGGAATGACCGAAAAATATAAAAAGATTGCACCTTTAGTAAAGAGCTCCTATGAAAGTAAGAATGTTCCAATTGAGGAAATTATGAATGCTTTTAATATTGGAAGTAAAGCAACTTTTTATAAAATAGTTAAAAGTTAG